Proteins from a single region of Spirochaetales bacterium:
- a CDS encoding tetratricopeptide repeat protein has product MHDSDILGHVKSLFTRMILCVVKVKHSILIIAFVSLCAAGFSQGIDMAAVNAEENFQWGVRAYHNGYYNQAVFYFEKALSLKPNNVTERIWLGRTLYKSGFENAALNEWNAILDLEKGSALLENIVQVISARRGLLAHLLPEEPLVISTVVDAAASGYYPFRRPTSVRPLDDGTLYIVAFGTNEIVHIDANGTVIDVLRGGIEGFDHPFDVLRTDDGFLFVSEYEGSRIAKCTLEGEKLKIIGEKGIGEGNLLGPQFLAMDGKGYLYVTDYGTKRAVKFDQDGNYILSIGTGKESGPELKGPTGIAINGENVYVADNILKQIFVFDESGNLITSYGRNFLKGPEGIFFTDAETLFVADTRMFAEATRIVKLDIPNEQWSEVGGIGDRAERFLHISRDPNADVFAVDHNANKVLALTPMSALSQGIFVQIERIESQNFPEVFLDVAVEDRAGNPVVGLKKENFVITESYKPVGMEKAFLYQSVREVPVAEIVLLLEKSKEAETSKNDFVKAANSIYDRLGKAGGISIVSAGLNAVLEAGREATRLVKMDSIAAGAFSSDWKFDTGVRMAATRLLGSRYKRAVIFMTQGAVSGLPYSDYTLMELLQYLNNNHIGFYILNFGNEDPHEDLRFLCEETAGKAYSFYAPDGINACVDHIISRDDPRYVLRYQSRADTRFGRRFIGVEVEVVLRKRNGRDESGYYGPIQF; this is encoded by the coding sequence TTGCATGATTCTGATATACTCGGACATGTGAAATCGTTATTTACCCGTATGATCCTGTGCGTCGTCAAGGTTAAACACTCCATCCTCATTATCGCTTTCGTTTCATTGTGCGCCGCCGGCTTTTCCCAGGGAATCGATATGGCCGCCGTCAATGCAGAAGAAAATTTTCAATGGGGCGTCCGCGCATACCACAACGGCTATTATAATCAGGCCGTTTTTTATTTCGAAAAGGCATTGAGTTTGAAGCCGAACAATGTGACGGAGCGAATCTGGCTCGGAAGAACCCTGTATAAATCCGGATTCGAGAACGCCGCGCTGAACGAATGGAACGCCATTCTCGATCTCGAGAAGGGAAGCGCGCTTTTAGAGAATATTGTGCAGGTGATAAGCGCGAGGCGCGGGCTTCTTGCCCACCTCCTGCCGGAAGAGCCGCTCGTTATTTCGACGGTTGTCGATGCGGCGGCAAGCGGCTATTACCCCTTCAGGCGGCCCACGTCGGTGAGGCCGCTCGATGACGGAACGCTTTATATTGTGGCCTTCGGAACAAACGAGATCGTCCATATCGACGCGAACGGGACCGTTATCGATGTCCTCAGGGGGGGGATCGAGGGATTCGATCATCCTTTCGATGTACTCAGGACGGACGACGGATTTCTTTTCGTGAGTGAGTATGAGGGGTCACGGATCGCGAAGTGCACCCTCGAAGGAGAGAAACTGAAAATAATCGGAGAAAAAGGCATCGGGGAGGGGAACCTGCTCGGCCCGCAGTTTCTCGCCATGGACGGGAAGGGGTATCTCTATGTGACGGATTACGGCACCAAACGGGCCGTCAAATTCGATCAGGATGGTAATTACATTCTGTCGATCGGGACCGGAAAGGAAAGCGGCCCCGAACTCAAAGGACCGACCGGCATCGCTATTAATGGGGAAAATGTCTATGTCGCCGACAACATCCTCAAACAAATATTCGTTTTTGACGAAAGTGGGAATCTTATCACTTCATACGGCCGTAATTTCTTGAAAGGGCCGGAAGGCATCTTCTTCACGGATGCGGAGACGCTTTTTGTCGCGGACACGCGGATGTTTGCCGAAGCGACGAGGATCGTGAAACTCGATATACCGAACGAGCAGTGGAGTGAGGTCGGCGGGATCGGAGATCGGGCGGAACGGTTTCTTCATATAAGCCGGGATCCCAACGCGGATGTTTTTGCCGTCGATCATAACGCGAACAAGGTGCTGGCATTGACTCCCATGTCCGCCCTTTCCCAGGGTATTTTCGTACAGATCGAACGGATCGAGTCGCAGAATTTCCCCGAAGTGTTTTTGGATGTCGCCGTCGAAGACAGAGCCGGTAATCCGGTTGTGGGCCTGAAAAAGGAAAATTTTGTGATAACCGAATCATACAAACCGGTGGGTATGGAAAAGGCTTTTCTGTATCAAAGCGTCCGGGAAGTCCCGGTGGCGGAGATCGTGCTGCTTCTTGAAAAATCGAAGGAGGCTGAAACCTCAAAAAATGATTTCGTCAAAGCGGCAAACTCGATATATGACCGCCTCGGGAAAGCGGGGGGTATTTCGATCGTTTCGGCCGGACTGAATGCCGTACTCGAAGCGGGCCGCGAGGCCACCCGGCTCGTGAAGATGGATTCGATTGCCGCCGGGGCCTTTTCTTCCGACTGGAAGTTCGATACGGGGGTGAGGATGGCCGCGACCAGGCTGCTCGGGAGCAGGTACAAGCGGGCTGTCATCTTTATGACGCAAGGCGCCGTCTCCGGCCTTCCCTATTCCGATTACACCCTCATGGAATTGCTTCAGTACCTGAACAACAATCATATCGGTTTTTATATCCTCAATTTCGGAAACGAAGACCCCCACGAAGATCTTCGTTTTCTCTGCGAGGAGACCGCGGGAAAGGCATATTCATTTTACGCGCCGGACGGCATCAATGCATGCGTCGATCATATCATCTCGCGGGATGATCCCCGTTATGTCCTTCGGTACCAGTCCCGTGCGGACACACGATTCGGAAGGCGGTTTATCGGCGTCGAGGTGGAAGTCGTTCTCCGTAAACGGAACGGACGTGACGAAAGCGGCTACTACGGACCCATCCAATTCTGA
- a CDS encoding aminopeptidase P family protein, which produces MRQSFVPRDEIDRRIGRLKEKCAAIGSSGVLLFDPVSMFYFAATIQNGVLFVPESGEPVLFVRRNLDRAVQESPLEKIIGFRRFDDIAPFLARERTRKTKIGLNEPAMVLMQYRRLVKYAADIDFYDASGDLSEIRSIKSDYEIAKMRKAAGISVEITSLIPELLVPGITEWELGLKLFHESSLRSRQCLTRLSSPVSEILFGNICFGTSALAPVPFEGPGGVAGKSPACPYLGSDRRLRGGDLVYIDCGYPFDEYYVDKTRIFSIGEPEEEVLEKHRLCLDIQERTRRQLVPGKKVSDIYSDIMEKVVIPAGCEDVFMGYGSNRVTFLGHGIGMAIDEYPVINGKSDAVLAEHMMIAVEPKIAVPDRGMVGIENTFLVTRGGGENLTADNDDIVVVEH; this is translated from the coding sequence ATGAGACAATCATTTGTTCCGCGCGATGAAATCGACCGCCGGATCGGGCGGCTCAAAGAAAAATGCGCCGCAATCGGGAGTTCCGGCGTTCTTCTTTTCGATCCCGTCAGTATGTTCTATTTCGCCGCGACGATTCAAAACGGCGTCCTTTTTGTACCTGAATCGGGCGAGCCGGTATTGTTCGTTCGAAGAAACCTCGACAGGGCCGTTCAGGAATCTCCCCTGGAGAAGATTATCGGTTTCCGGCGCTTCGACGATATCGCGCCCTTTCTCGCAAGGGAGCGTACCCGGAAGACGAAAATCGGATTGAACGAACCGGCCATGGTTCTCATGCAATACCGGCGTCTGGTAAAATATGCGGCGGATATCGACTTTTACGATGCCTCCGGGGACCTTTCGGAAATACGTTCGATAAAATCGGATTACGAGATCGCCAAAATGCGAAAGGCGGCCGGGATAAGCGTGGAAATCACCTCCCTCATCCCGGAACTGCTCGTGCCGGGCATCACCGAATGGGAATTGGGGCTGAAACTCTTTCATGAATCCTCGCTTCGCTCCCGTCAATGCTTAACCCGCCTGAGTTCTCCGGTTTCCGAGATCCTTTTCGGCAATATCTGTTTCGGGACCAGCGCCCTGGCCCCCGTTCCTTTCGAAGGACCCGGCGGGGTGGCGGGAAAATCTCCTGCCTGTCCGTACCTGGGAAGCGACCGGCGGCTTCGCGGGGGAGATCTCGTCTACATCGATTGCGGCTATCCTTTTGACGAGTATTATGTGGACAAGACAAGGATTTTTTCGATCGGGGAGCCGGAGGAGGAGGTCCTCGAAAAACACCGCCTGTGTCTCGACATCCAGGAAAGGACGAGGCGGCAGCTCGTTCCGGGAAAGAAGGTCTCCGATATTTATTCCGATATCATGGAAAAGGTGGTGATTCCCGCCGGGTGTGAAGACGTTTTTATGGGATACGGATCGAACCGCGTCACGTTTCTCGGCCACGGAATCGGGATGGCGATCGACGAATACCCGGTCATTAACGGGAAATCGGATGCGGTGCTCGCCGAGCATATGATGATAGCCGTCGAACCCAAGATCGCCGTCCCGGATAGGGGGATGGTGGGAATCGAAAACACCTTTCTGGTCACAAGGGGGGGCGGTGAAAACCTGACCGCCGACAATGACGATATCGTTGTGGTGGAACATTAA
- a CDS encoding amino acid ABC transporter substrate-binding protein, with translation MRRSGFFICCVFFIVSIALLFTACVSKEEKTKIVIGASRSLKGPFAIYDQMAWGPIYRMWVDEVNADGGIYVKEYGKKLPIETIIYDDESNPEIMVRNLEKLIVEDKVDFIMGPAGTEMLFEAAPVANKYGYLLLAAEGGATEIKEIIAGLPYLFVPLSFSDHNQVPVLAEIYERVGVKSAAIAFMANNHGIEYSSVAVPQLALKGINVALVKSFPLGIKDMSGIINEAKAANVDAFLCFGYPDENLLAVGQCIQLGFNPKSFICGPGGNFTFFQKAFGPAAEGVMSFGAWNEKSSPGHKELADKLIARYGEDIIDWWGHNLYYASLQFFKQAVEKAGTLDQKKIRDIFETEKFDTVLGPTWFDDQHLLATECHSGEVGQWQNGIFEVIGPENKATADPVYPKPKW, from the coding sequence ATGAGAAGAAGCGGTTTTTTTATCTGCTGTGTCTTTTTTATTGTATCGATCGCGCTTTTGTTTACCGCCTGTGTGTCAAAGGAGGAGAAAACAAAGATCGTGATCGGGGCTTCACGCTCACTCAAAGGCCCGTTCGCGATCTACGATCAGATGGCCTGGGGTCCGATCTACAGGATGTGGGTCGACGAGGTAAACGCGGACGGGGGAATCTATGTCAAGGAGTACGGCAAGAAACTCCCGATCGAAACGATCATCTACGATGACGAGAGCAATCCGGAGATCATGGTCAGAAACCTCGAAAAGCTGATCGTGGAAGACAAGGTCGACTTCATCATGGGGCCGGCCGGCACGGAAATGCTCTTCGAAGCGGCGCCGGTCGCGAACAAGTACGGCTATCTGCTCCTGGCGGCGGAAGGGGGCGCCACGGAAATCAAGGAGATCATCGCCGGTCTCCCGTACCTTTTCGTCCCCCTCAGTTTTTCCGACCACAACCAGGTTCCCGTCCTTGCCGAAATTTATGAACGCGTCGGGGTTAAATCCGCAGCGATCGCCTTTATGGCGAACAACCACGGGATCGAGTATTCGAGCGTCGCGGTTCCCCAGCTTGCCCTGAAGGGGATCAATGTCGCCCTGGTCAAAAGCTTTCCCTTGGGCATCAAGGACATGTCCGGCATCATCAATGAGGCGAAAGCTGCGAACGTGGACGCCTTTCTCTGTTTCGGGTACCCGGATGAAAATCTGCTTGCGGTCGGCCAGTGCATACAGCTCGGATTCAACCCGAAGTCCTTTATATGCGGTCCCGGAGGCAATTTTACCTTCTTCCAGAAAGCCTTTGGTCCGGCCGCCGAGGGTGTCATGTCATTCGGCGCCTGGAACGAGAAAAGCTCGCCCGGTCACAAGGAACTCGCAGACAAGCTCATCGCGCGCTACGGCGAAGACATCATCGACTGGTGGGGGCACAACCTCTACTACGCCTCCCTCCAGTTTTTCAAGCAGGCGGTCGAAAAGGCGGGAACCCTCGACCAGAAAAAGATCAGGGACATCTTCGAGACGGAGAAGTTCGACACGGTTCTGGGTCCCACGTGGTTCGACGACCAGCACCTGCTTGCAACGGAATGCCACTCGGGTGAGGTCGGCCAGTGGCAGAACGGGATATTCGAGGTGATCGGGCCGGAAAACAAGGCAACGGCGGACCCGGTGTATCCGAAACCGAAATGGTAA
- a CDS encoding methyl-accepting chemotaxis protein, protein MKLATKIILIQIALTVSVLTVFGLFSFINAISQLEATMKTEADIAVKSLPQIMDEPVWESDTDQVLTLMEVQMLNSNILAVLYNEGDEMIGKYADKEGFSRTYVKNEETDKILENSFFEREIPISHVGEKLGTLKIYYTDKHIVSARNTQLLGLIIQIILLSVVIIAIFSLFGNRIGKKLNSVIVLLNEISAGKIKSLKKVDVKQKDEIGVLGKTFNTMLSNLQNVSNNMQTIIMNLNSTSKEIQAAAQEQANSANINASGITEVSATMEELSITAKQITKNASELVLASGEAVKSLESGKKQLMEAVDQLEEIGKISKENAVNIKELGKRSVLINEMVEIIKEVANATNMLSINASIEASRAGEAGKGFSVVAAEIRELSKETISSAKKVEQAANEIQNFIDSIISFSEIESEKVVKSGSVAKGVNETMEGIIEIINDNYSFTQKIDLSIKQQEKGSEQVSEAMKQMATNSRQSAEISKQTTIAVSDIVRLNSDLEKAIKQFDKDFRNIGEETPENTPEETRIDISMG, encoded by the coding sequence ATGAAATTAGCCACCAAAATTATTCTCATACAGATCGCCCTGACGGTATCCGTGTTGACGGTGTTCGGGCTTTTTTCCTTTATCAATGCAATCAGCCAGCTGGAAGCGACCATGAAAACGGAGGCCGATATCGCGGTTAAAAGCCTGCCGCAGATCATGGACGAGCCGGTCTGGGAATCCGACACGGATCAGGTGCTGACCCTGATGGAGGTCCAGATGCTGAACTCGAATATACTGGCCGTTTTATATAACGAGGGAGACGAGATGATAGGGAAATACGCGGATAAGGAAGGCTTCAGCCGGACATATGTCAAAAACGAGGAAACGGATAAAATATTAGAGAACAGTTTTTTCGAAAGGGAGATCCCCATCTCGCATGTCGGTGAAAAGCTGGGGACCCTGAAAATTTATTATACCGATAAACATATCGTCTCGGCGAGGAACACCCAGCTTCTGGGTCTGATCATTCAGATCATTCTGTTGAGTGTCGTCATCATCGCGATTTTCTCGCTTTTCGGGAACAGGATCGGAAAAAAGCTCAATTCGGTTATCGTGCTGCTCAATGAAATATCGGCGGGCAAGATCAAGTCACTGAAAAAAGTCGATGTGAAACAAAAGGATGAAATTGGGGTACTGGGAAAAACCTTCAATACCATGCTTTCCAACCTTCAGAACGTGTCGAACAATATGCAGACGATCATCATGAACCTCAACTCGACCTCAAAGGAGATTCAGGCCGCGGCGCAGGAACAGGCAAACAGCGCGAACATTAACGCGAGCGGCATCACCGAAGTAAGCGCCACCATGGAGGAGCTTTCCATAACGGCGAAACAGATTACCAAGAACGCGAGCGAGCTCGTTCTGGCAAGCGGGGAGGCGGTAAAATCGCTTGAATCTGGGAAAAAACAGCTCATGGAGGCGGTCGACCAGCTCGAGGAAATCGGAAAGATCAGCAAGGAAAACGCGGTCAACATCAAGGAACTCGGCAAGCGGTCGGTCTTGATCAATGAAATGGTCGAGATCATCAAGGAGGTGGCAAACGCGACCAATATGCTTTCGATCAATGCCTCGATCGAAGCCTCCCGCGCGGGTGAAGCGGGAAAGGGATTTTCCGTCGTCGCCGCGGAAATACGGGAGCTTTCCAAAGAGACGATATCATCCGCGAAAAAAGTGGAACAGGCAGCGAATGAAATACAGAATTTCATCGATTCGATCATTAGTTTCAGTGAAATCGAATCGGAAAAAGTGGTCAAAAGCGGGAGCGTCGCGAAAGGGGTAAACGAAACGATGGAAGGCATTATCGAAATCATCAATGACAATTATTCGTTTACGCAGAAGATCGATCTGTCGATCAAACAGCAGGAAAAGGGCTCGGAGCAGGTATCCGAAGCCATGAAACAGATGGCGACGAACTCGAGGCAGTCGGCCGAGATCTCGAAACAGACCACGATCGCGGTTTCCGATATCGTGCGGCTGAACAGCGATCTCGAAAAGGCGATCAAGCAATTCGACAAGGATTTCAGGAATATCGGTGAAGAAACACCGGAAAATACACCGGAAGAAACAAGGATCGATATCAGCATGGGATAA